Below is a genomic region from Rosa chinensis cultivar Old Blush chromosome 5, RchiOBHm-V2, whole genome shotgun sequence.
CTCTCAATTCTTCCGGTTTCTCCTCCGGCTAGAACTACTCCTTTtacttctctcttctctttagGTGCTGTCATGGCTTTTGCTTCTGGTCTTGCCAATACAAGCCTAAAACACAACAGGTTCTACTTAGGTCTCTTGTCTTTTATATATGATGTACAAAATTGTTACAAACTCAATATGTTGTTGCCTACTTTCCTCACCATTCTGCTCATTAATTGCAGTGTTGGTTTCTACCAGATGGCTAAAATTGCTGTCACTCCTACCATTGTTCTCGCGGAGTTCATTCTCTTCAGAAAAACCATTTCTTGTAACAAGGCGAGCTCAAATGATTTTTTcccatttcttttgtttctcctTCATGTGAATTATTGTAAGTAGTCTTGCTTGTGCAGGTTTTAGCTCTAGCTGTGGTCTCAGCAGGTGTGGCAGTAGCAACAGTAACAGATCTAGAGTTCAATTTGTTTGGCGCTATGATTGCAATCGCGTGGATAGTCCCAAGTGCTGTAAACAAAATCCTATGGTCTAATCTGCAACAGCAAGGCAATTGGACCGCCCTTGCGTAAGACTTGATTCTCTATTTTCCTCCTAGCTCCTTGAAGATGGTTAAGGGTTAAGCATTAATCTGTCAAATATAAGCTATGAAATGACATTTAATTTCTGAGTGTAGGCTGATGTGGAAGACTACCCCAGTCACTATATTCTTCTTATTAGCTCTGATGCCATGGTTGGATCCACCAGGAGTTCTACTATTCCAGTGGGATATCAATAACTCAAGCGCCATTCTTGTATCAGCAATCCTTGGTTTTCTCCTCCAATGGTCCGGAGCATTGGCACTTGGGTGAGTTTATATGTTGTCATGCTTTAGAGGAGTTCGGAGCTGTGCTGTTATGATACTAGTGTCTAAAACAAAGTTCTCAGTAATTGTCTCTCCATTATCAAGATCAAATACaaaatttcaaagcctcaaaatgGCGTCGCCTAGTACAAACACAATGTCAGCACGTAAAACTTATTTCTAGTTGCAGTAGTATTGACATCCTGTTCTCTTCTATGCAGGGCAACCTCAGCAACTAGCCATGTTGTTCTTGGACAGTTCAAAACTTGTGTGATATTACTAGGGGGCTATTTCCTTTTCAAATCAGATCCAGGGTTCGTGAGCCTTTGTGGGGCTGTTGCAGCCCTCTGTGGAATGTCTGTTTACACATCACTAAACCTGAAAAAGCCACAAGACAATGCGACCAAGCAAACCTTACCGAcattaaaacccaaaaccatTGACCAAGAAAATGTAGTAGAGTCAGAAGCCAAGGATAACCCAACTGTTGTTTGAACCAAGCAACAGAATTTGTAAGCCTACAAATTTTGTGTACACCTAGTTGCTAAAACACGTCTTTTATACATTACTTTACTTGGTTGCTAAAGCACACTGGCATTTCATCTCAGTTGCAAAGGTTTACATACAGCATGCGACTTTCTTCGGTAAAAGCCTGATTGCCGAATGGTGATTATAAATGAGTTGAATATCAAAAGTACTATTGTCCTCTGGAGCATGCAGTGTGCTCTACACAGTGAACTAATCCAGTGGCAGCCAAGTCTCAATACATGTAACATGAATGCAATGCAGCACATAGGGATAACTCTATTGAATTCTGTTAGATGGCAGATCGGTGCAACCAGACCTTTTTTATAACACTACTCATGAGTTGGTTTATACCTATTTCATCATGAATACATAcataaagcttgaaaatgaaacAGATCAGCTAAGGAAATGAAAACGACACAAAATGTCAAT
It encodes:
- the LOC112164519 gene encoding nucleotide-sugar uncharacterized transporter 2 translates to MIPYICLCHCQIGMALLDSLLGNEAKRFVKRKDSDAGEAGKALEELRGSLYNELRTSEGAKRQQQRFCGPVVAMTFNFMVSVGIILANKLVMGRVGFKFPIFLTLIHYVTAWLLLAIFKTLSILPVSPPARTTPFTSLFSLGAVMAFASGLANTSLKHNSVGFYQMAKIAVTPTIVLAEFILFRKTISCNKVLALAVVSAGVAVATVTDLEFNLFGAMIAIAWIVPSAVNKILWSNLQQQGNWTALALMWKTTPVTIFFLLALMPWLDPPGVLLFQWDINNSSAILVSAILGFLLQWSGALALGATSATSHVVLGQFKTCVILLGGYFLFKSDPGFVSLCGAVAALCGMSVYTSLNLKKPQDNATKQTLPTLKPKTIDQENVVESEAKDNPTVV